CCGTGTTACAATTATGGACGATACTTGACTGAAGCAGTCGAGAGTGTCGTTCAGCAAACATTTCAGGATTTCGAGATAATAATAGTAAACGATGGAAGTACCGATGAAACCCAAAATGTTGCCGAATCGCTTATCAAGAAATACCAGAGCCACCGGATTTTCCTTATTAACCAGACAAATTCTGGTAAGCCGGCAATTTCGCGGAACAAAGGTATTGCCGCTTCAAAAGGTCAGTACATTTTATGTTTGGATGCTGATGATAAAATAGCCTCGACAATGATCGAAGAGTGTTTAAAAGTTCTTGAAAACGATCCAACATTCTCCATTGCTTATACTGATCGATTGGATTTTGATGGGGTCGGAGAGATCGTTCAGGCAGGCGATTACAATTTCGATAAACTGAAATATGAAAACCACATTTCGTATTGTGCAATGTATCGGCGTGAAGTGTGGGAACAGGTCGGTGGATATCGTCCGAATGTTATCGGGTGTGATGATTGGGATTTTTGGGTTGCTACGGGAGCGAAAGGATATAACGGTTACCACATTTCCAAACCTCTTTTTAAATACCGTCGCCATGATACAGGCCGATTCCAAAATTCAAAGAGATATATGGAATTTATTAAGGCACAAATTATTTTGAATAACTCCGAAGTATATTCACAAAAAGAAATCGAGGATGCAAAAAATCTTTTATTACAAGCGAATCAGAATCGAAACGCCATTCAAGAACGCGGCGCTAAACCCGATCCAAAAGTATCTGTAATAGTTCCCACATACAATAGACCAGAAACCCTATCCGTAGCGTTGAAGAGTGTTCTCAATCAGACTTATCAGGATTATGAAATAATTGTTATCAATGATGGCGGTAGTGATGTTAGAAGTCTCATAGACGATTTAAATAAAGAGAAGAACATCAGTTATTTGAATCATGCGACTAATCGGGGATTACCCGCAGCGAGAAATTCGGGGATAAAAGTTGCCCGGGGAAAATATATTGCTTATTTAGATGACGACGATATTTTCTATCCCGAACATTTAAAAACATTAGTCGATTTCTTAGAGACTACTGATAATAAAATTGCATACACGGATTCTAATCGCGCAATATATAAAACCGTTAGAGGGCGGACTGTTTTTCTGCTTAAAGAAGTATTTCCTTCACCTGATTTTGATAATAACCGAATTCTTGTTGAAAACTTTATCCCTGTCATCTGTGTTATGCACGAAAAAAGCTGCTTAGACGATGCGGGAAATTTTGATGAAACGCTTACATCGCACGAAGATTGGGAGCTTTGGATTAAGATGTCGAAAAAATATTCTTTCGGACACATACCTAATATTACTTGTGAATTTAGCTGGATAGAGGACGATGTTCGCGAAAGCCACAGACGGTCTGAATTTCTATCGACTCTACTGACCATCTACGACAGGTATAATGATGAAGCAATAAAAAATCCCGGAATTCTCCGAGCAAGAGAGGATAAGCTAACGCAATCACTACGGTGGGCTTACGACCATATTAAAGGACTCGAAATTGAGAAGCGCGGTGTTCAAGAAGAAATTGAACAGGCAAGGTTTACAGCGCAAACATTAAACGCTAAATTAGCGGCCATTCAGGATAATTTATCGTGGAGACTTTTAAACCGCTATGTTTTTAGTTTCTGGGATAAATGGATTATTCCGTTTGGAAGCAAGAGACGAGCAGTATTAGAACGCTTCTTTAGGAAAAAGGTGAAGTCTGCTAGCACTGTAATTCATTCCGCACCTACATACGTAACTAATGATCCATTTCAGAGTCAAAGCGATAAGAAAAAAAATAGAATTATTAAGAAGTCTCGGAAAACATCAGAGAAAAATAAATTCATACTCTATACACACACTCAAGGCAACTATTTTTTTACTGAAATTCGGGATCTAATCGCTGCAGGAATTCGCGAACTCGACTATCAAACTGATATAAAAAATGAGAACGAGTGGTTGTGTGAAGACGATGCCTGGCACATCGTTGTTGCTCCACACGAATTTTTTTATTTAGGTGATCGTGCAAATTCGGAAAACGAAATACTTCCGGGAAAATTGATACTCGTGAACACGGAACAGCCATCCACAAACTGGTTTTCGCTCGCAGAAGATTATTTTCCGACGGCTCGATTTATTTGGGACATTAATTACGATTCGGCAAGCCGGATTTCAAAGCAAGATTTGCAATGCAAATTTTTACCGCTTGGTTTTGTAGATGGTTGTTACCTTTTTCAGGAAGTTAAACACTTACCTGAAAATTACACCACTTGTTTTTTAAAGAAAGAGGTTAAAAATAATTCTTTCTTTAACCAATCGTTTATTAAACGACCGATTGATATATCGTTTGTAGGGGCATTAACACCCAGACGGGATGAATTTTTTGCCAAAGCTGCGTCGGTTATCTCTAACTATCATTCGTATATTCATTTTTCAGACGGGTTGGCTGCACCGGTTGTTCCTGGCTTGACGACTCATATGAATACAGAGATAGTATTAGGATTGATGCAGAGGTCTAAAATTATGCTTAACATTCACCATGGCGCAGACAAATATTTCGAATGGCATCGGATCGTGTTACTCGGAATAGCACAAAAAACTCTTGTAATATCGGAGCCAAGTTTATCGTCGCCAATCTTTCTGCCAGGTATTCATTATGTTGAATCCAAACTAAAAGACATACCAGAGAAAATAAAATATTATCTTTCCACTCCGTCAGGAATTAAAGAAGCTGAAGAAATTATAGAAAGAGGATATAAAAAGTTTACGGAAGAATGCCGGCTAACTACTTTTCTTCAGCCATTAGTTCATCGTTTGTATATTACTAAACCACAATAACATATGGACGCAGGCAAAGAAAAGAATTTATACGAAATATTTTCTCAAAAAGTTAACGGAGGCGAAACTCCACTCGTTACGGTTATTATAACTTTGTATAATTATCAAAGTTTTATTTCTACTTGTTTGGACTCGCTAAAAAATCAGACTATAGATAAATTGAACCTTGTCATAGTTGACGATTGCTCGAAGGATCAATCTTTGAAAAAAGCAAATAAATGGTTGGATGAAAATGGGATTAGGTTCAACGATTATGTTCTTGCTCGGCATACAATAAATCGCGGGCTTGCCGTCTCACGCAATACAGCAATATCGCTTGCTCGAACAAAGTATGTTTTTATACTCGACGCTGACAACTTGCTTTATCCACGATGTTTAGAAAGTCTTGTCGATGCATTAGAAAACTGTGATGCGAGCTTTGCTTATTCTTACTTAGAAGAATTCGGAGATGGCAATCGACTGAAAAACACGAAACCATGGAATTCATCGACTTTAGGTATTGTAAGCACAATAGATGCGATGGTCCTTCTGCGAAAAAATGTATTGGATAAAGTGAATGGGTATTCTATAATGCCGGTTATGGGGTGGGAAGATTATGAACTGTGGTTTAAGATAGCAAGAATAAAAGGATGGGGAGTGCAGGTTCCCGAGATTCTTGCTCGTTATCGTGTCCATAGAACTTCGATGTTAAATACAATAACTAATCCAAATGTTGAAAAGCTTTGGAATTATCTTAAAGAAAATTACCCGGAATATTTTTGAAAAAAAATATTCTCAATAACTTATTTTATCAACATATTAGGATGAAAATATGATGCCCAGCGAGGAAGAAATTCAGAAACTACTACCGTTTACAGCACATCGAATCCAGATCAAAAATGGAATATGGACAATTCCAGAAGGTGGAGATGATCCGTATTCTGCTCTTTCAACTCGTGTAGTTATTGAGAGAGCGGGCAGGAGCTTGGCTGGGAAGAGAATATTAGATTTAGGTTGCCTTGAAGGAGGATATTCGGCTGCTTTTTCTCAAATGGGTGCCAAAGAGGTTGTAGGTATTGAAGTGCGCAAAGCGAATATCAATCGGTGCTTATTAGTTAAGCAATGCTTAGGACTTGAGAATTTGCATTTTCATCAAGAGGATGTTCGAAATGTTAGTAGCGATCGGTTTGGAAAATTTAATATTGTTTTCGCTGCCGGTATTCTCTATCATTTAGACGATCCATATACTTTTCTTAAAAATATTTCTGAAATGACACTTGATTTTGCTCTTATCGATACGCACATTGCTAACAAAACCAGCTTTGGACACGGATGTTCGTCCGTGCTCGTTGAAAAAACATTTGAATCTCAAAAATTCATTGGTAGAGAAGCAAGAGAGTATCCAAAAGGAATGAAAAATGCCGAGCTTGAAAAACATGTATGGACATCCTGGGGCAACCCTACTTCCTTTTGGCTTACGGAGGAGTCTTTAGTTAAGATGCTAGGAGAAGTTGGTTTTGGTTATATCTCTAAGGTTTATGTTCCACAAGGATATAGATGTGGAGACAACTGTAAAGAAGAATGTAGAGTGATCATCGTGGCAAAAAAAGATTTTGGAATTAAATCTTGAATTATCAAATAATATTAGGTGTAGTGATTAATTGAGCATTAATTTATCTTACATAATTATTACATATAATTCGGCAGACTTTATCGGTAATTGTTTAAATTCGATAGCCCGGCAACAATCAAATGAGATTACAAGCGAAGTCATACTTATTGATAATGCTTCTAAGGATTTAACTGTTGAAATTGTCAGAAAAAAGTTTCCTCAAGTAATTCTCAGGGAGAATCGTGAAAATGTAGGTTTTGCTGTCGCTGTAAATCAAGCATTCTCACTGTCGAAAGGTGAACATGTTTTATTGCTTAACCCGGATAC
This genomic window from Bacteroidota bacterium contains:
- a CDS encoding class I SAM-dependent methyltransferase; protein product: MMPSEEEIQKLLPFTAHRIQIKNGIWTIPEGGDDPYSALSTRVVIERAGRSLAGKRILDLGCLEGGYSAAFSQMGAKEVVGIEVRKANINRCLLVKQCLGLENLHFHQEDVRNVSSDRFGKFNIVFAAGILYHLDDPYTFLKNISEMTLDFALIDTHIANKTSFGHGCSSVLVEKTFESQKFIGREAREYPKGMKNAELEKHVWTSWGNPTSFWLTEESLVKMLGEVGFGYISKVYVPQGYRCGDNCKEECRVIIVAKKDFGIKS
- a CDS encoding glycosyltransferase, with protein sequence MMNTKVSIIIPCYNYGRYLTEAVESVVQQTFQDFEIIIVNDGSTDETQNVAESLIKKYQSHRIFLINQTNSGKPAISRNKGIAASKGQYILCLDADDKIASTMIEECLKVLENDPTFSIAYTDRLDFDGVGEIVQAGDYNFDKLKYENHISYCAMYRREVWEQVGGYRPNVIGCDDWDFWVATGAKGYNGYHISKPLFKYRRHDTGRFQNSKRYMEFIKAQIILNNSEVYSQKEIEDAKNLLLQANQNRNAIQERGAKPDPKVSVIVPTYNRPETLSVALKSVLNQTYQDYEIIVINDGGSDVRSLIDDLNKEKNISYLNHATNRGLPAARNSGIKVARGKYIAYLDDDDIFYPEHLKTLVDFLETTDNKIAYTDSNRAIYKTVRGRTVFLLKEVFPSPDFDNNRILVENFIPVICVMHEKSCLDDAGNFDETLTSHEDWELWIKMSKKYSFGHIPNITCEFSWIEDDVRESHRRSEFLSTLLTIYDRYNDEAIKNPGILRAREDKLTQSLRWAYDHIKGLEIEKRGVQEEIEQARFTAQTLNAKLAAIQDNLSWRLLNRYVFSFWDKWIIPFGSKRRAVLERFFRKKVKSASTVIHSAPTYVTNDPFQSQSDKKKNRIIKKSRKTSEKNKFILYTHTQGNYFFTEIRDLIAAGIRELDYQTDIKNENEWLCEDDAWHIVVAPHEFFYLGDRANSENEILPGKLILVNTEQPSTNWFSLAEDYFPTARFIWDINYDSASRISKQDLQCKFLPLGFVDGCYLFQEVKHLPENYTTCFLKKEVKNNSFFNQSFIKRPIDISFVGALTPRRDEFFAKAASVISNYHSYIHFSDGLAAPVVPGLTTHMNTEIVLGLMQRSKIMLNIHHGADKYFEWHRIVLLGIAQKTLVISEPSLSSPIFLPGIHYVESKLKDIPEKIKYYLSTPSGIKEAEEIIERGYKKFTEECRLTTFLQPLVHRLYITKPQ
- a CDS encoding glycosyltransferase family A protein, with protein sequence MDAGKEKNLYEIFSQKVNGGETPLVTVIITLYNYQSFISTCLDSLKNQTIDKLNLVIVDDCSKDQSLKKANKWLDENGIRFNDYVLARHTINRGLAVSRNTAISLARTKYVFILDADNLLYPRCLESLVDALENCDASFAYSYLEEFGDGNRLKNTKPWNSSTLGIVSTIDAMVLLRKNVLDKVNGYSIMPVMGWEDYELWFKIARIKGWGVQVPEILARYRVHRTSMLNTITNPNVEKLWNYLKENYPEYF